A window of uncultured Fibrobacter sp. contains these coding sequences:
- a CDS encoding acyl-[acyl-carrier-protein] thioesterase codes for MIDIYSLAKNPLVFQKQRTITSAYIDVSGKMGIAQTVLMVQDNLTENFGALKMDNFCVNEKGGYWAIYKAKFKFFKRPFWRDKVITTSFPADNAPIRTYVNTAITTVEGEPIILAAQEACCLDLEKHRPMKLSAVDFPMEGAPEHFLDSKFTKFPVQNEEYQEVYRQKVLPQHIDMSHHMNNIEYVKLALNVFSAEDLELCIPSMLEVHFLGETREGQEVTIFRADKMGATYMKIEDDTGRQVFEMKLKMK; via the coding sequence ATGATTGATATTTATTCGCTTGCCAAGAATCCGCTGGTATTCCAGAAACAACGCACCATCACCTCGGCCTACATTGACGTGTCGGGAAAAATGGGAATCGCACAGACGGTCCTTATGGTGCAGGACAACCTCACCGAAAATTTCGGGGCGCTCAAGATGGACAACTTCTGCGTCAACGAGAAAGGCGGTTACTGGGCCATCTACAAAGCGAAGTTCAAATTCTTCAAGCGTCCCTTTTGGCGCGACAAGGTGATTACGACATCTTTCCCTGCAGACAATGCGCCTATCCGCACCTACGTGAACACCGCCATTACGACCGTCGAAGGCGAGCCGATTATCCTTGCGGCGCAGGAAGCGTGCTGCCTCGATCTGGAAAAGCACCGTCCCATGAAGCTTTCCGCTGTCGATTTTCCAATGGAAGGAGCCCCGGAGCATTTTCTCGATAGCAAGTTCACGAAGTTCCCCGTACAGAACGAGGAATACCAGGAAGTCTACCGTCAAAAGGTGCTCCCGCAGCATATCGACATGTCGCACCACATGAACAACATCGAGTACGTGAAACTCGCGCTGAATGTGTTCAGCGCCGAAGATCTGGAACTCTGCATTCCCTCGATGCTCGAAGTCCACTTTTTGGGCGAAACCCGCGAAGGTCAGGAAGTCACCATTTTCCGAGCCGACAAGATGGGCGCGACCTATATGAAAATCGAAGATGACACGGGTCGTCAGGTCTTCGAGATGAAACTTAAAATGAAGTAA
- a CDS encoding carbohydrate-binding family 9-like protein, translating into MNWIQNQGIALPTVLAEADLSPEFLTVHFSVEEPSDCFRAEVKEDNGSSWEDSCVEIFLQNPTNPAEYFNFETTSRGYLLAARGPDRSNRTKLSQAEIDSVVRTKQLASVAGNLVCWGMSIQIPASLLGIKSFEGVTLKGNLYKCADKAKTPHYLSAFPVETEKPDFHRPEFFLQF; encoded by the coding sequence ATGAACTGGATACAGAACCAGGGAATTGCGCTCCCGACGGTCCTTGCCGAAGCGGATCTTTCGCCCGAATTTTTAACTGTCCATTTTTCTGTCGAGGAACCTTCGGACTGTTTTCGCGCCGAAGTCAAGGAAGACAATGGTTCAAGCTGGGAAGATTCCTGCGTCGAGATTTTCTTGCAGAATCCGACAAATCCTGCGGAGTACTTCAACTTCGAAACGACTAGCCGCGGCTACCTCTTGGCAGCGAGGGGCCCCGATCGGAGCAACCGCACCAAGCTTTCTCAGGCAGAAATCGATTCGGTGGTGCGTACCAAGCAGTTGGCGAGTGTCGCTGGTAATTTAGTTTGTTGGGGAATGTCCATACAAATTCCTGCATCGCTTCTTGGCATCAAGAGTTTCGAGGGCGTTACGCTGAAGGGAAACCTCTACAAGTGCGCCGACAAGGCGAAAACGCCCCATTACCTGAGCGCTTTCCCCGTAGAAACAGAAAAGCCGGATTTTCACCGGCCGGAATTCTTTCTGCAGTTCTAG
- a CDS encoding SpoVG family protein, which translates to MAEEKKKKEWNATGAFDCLAVTSVQVYPFKEGPSMGHIKGMASVVLNDQFLVRGLRITEGENGMFVGYPIDPFFKGEDYRSVCCPMARNLREHIENCVLEKYQAAIA; encoded by the coding sequence ATGGCCGAAGAAAAAAAGAAAAAGGAATGGAATGCGACGGGCGCCTTTGACTGCCTCGCCGTCACCAGCGTACAGGTTTACCCTTTCAAGGAAGGACCTTCCATGGGGCACATCAAGGGAATGGCATCCGTCGTTCTCAATGACCAGTTCCTGGTGCGCGGGCTGCGTATCACGGAAGGCGAAAACGGGATGTTTGTCGGGTACCCGATTGACCCGTTCTTCAAGGGCGAAGACTACCGTAGCGTCTGTTGCCCGATGGCACGCAATCTGCGCGAACATATCGAAAACTGCGTCCTGGAAAAATACCAGGCGGCAATCGCCTAA